CTGCATTGCCGACGTCTTCCGATGCACAAATGACGATACGACGTGCGATAAAGTTAAGGTCCTCGCCTGCGCTGATCATGCGTGCAAGATAATGCAGTGCCGCATCGGCATCACTACCGCGCATACTTTTGATAAACGCCGACACAACATCATAATGGTTGTCGCCGTTTTTATCGTAGTACTGTATCTTCTCACCCATGACTTCGTCAATATACTCTGATTCGATGATACCGTCGGATTCGACCATCATAGAACATTCTTCCAAGAGATTAAGCGCCGTTCTGGCATCTCCGCTTGCTACTTCTGCGATGCGGGCGAGCACCTCATCCTCGCATGAGAGCTGTTTGCTGCCAAGTCCGTTTACGGAGTCTGTCAACGCTCGTTTTAAGAGCAAGACAACTTCATCGGCTTCCAGTTTGCGGAACCGAAGGACACGCATACGCGAAAGGAGCGGTGAATTGACCGAGAAAAACGGATTCTCCGTCGTCGCACCAATAAGCGTAACAATGCCGTTTTCCACATACGGGAGCAGGATATCCTGCTGACTTTTGTTAAAACGATGGATCTCGTCGATAAAAAGAACCGTACGTTTGCGTTCTTGTCTTAATCGCGATTTCGCCAGATCGACGATCTTGCGCACATCGGCAATACCTGCCGCAACGGCGTTGAGTTTCTCAAAATAACTGCGCGTTTGATTGGCAATGATCTCCGCGAGTGTCGTTTTCCCCGTCCCGGGCGGCCCATAGAGAATACAAGACGGAATGTTATCGCTGTCTATCATGCGCCGTAGATATCGCTTCTGTCCTACGATCTCATGCTGTCCGATAAAGTCGGCGAGCGTTTTCGGACGCATCCGTACAGCCAATGGTTCTTTGGTATATGTGGTTTGAGGTTCTATATTGGAAAATAAATCAATCGAATCCATGGATCGTCCTCCGCTCAATTCTGATTCGTTTCAGATAAAAAAATAAGATATAAAGAATGCCGAAGCATTCTTTATATCTTTAGGACTTACCCTCCATCATGCCGTTTCTCGTTGTCGTTTTGAACCTGCCTAAGCAGGTGGGCATAATCCCGAATGCTTCGTGTGCCTCTTGGCAAACCAATGAGGTGTCATCCCGCAAGCGGAGTATTAATGGCCCTATCGTGATGTGTTGGCTCAAAACACATCAACGATAATCGCACACAGCAGAGGTATAATTCCCTTTAAACTACACCTTAATATTATCAGATAATTTTCATAAAATCAAGATTCGTTTCGCAGGCGATTTATTTTTTCGCAATAACAGCCGTTTTGATAGAAAGTTCACGAAGCTGTTTCGGTGCAACTTCGCTCGGTGCCTGCGTCATGATGCAAGTTGCGCTCTGCGTTTTCGGGAATGCGATGACGTCGCGGATCGAGGAGCGTTTTGCCATAATCATGATCAAGCGGTCCAAACCAAATGCGAGACCACCGTGCGGCGGCGTGCCGTATTCGAAGGCGTTGAGCATGAAGCCGAATTTTTCGTGTGCTTCTTCGCTCGTAAGGCCGATCGTCTGGAATACTTTTTCCTGAAGGTCACGGTTGTAGATACGAAGGCTGCCGCCACCGATCTCCGTACCGTTGAGAACCATGTCATATGCTTTTGCTTTGACTTTGCCCGGGTCGGTATCGAGAAGCTCAATATCTTCTTCACGAGGAGCCGTG
This sequence is a window from Selenomonadales bacterium. Protein-coding genes within it:
- a CDS encoding replication-associated recombination protein A, whose amino-acid sequence is MDSIDLFSNIEPQTTYTKEPLAVRMRPKTLADFIGQHEIVGQKRYLRRMIDSDNIPSCILYGPPGTGKTTLAEIIANQTRSYFEKLNAVAAGIADVRKIVDLAKSRLRQERKRTVLFIDEIHRFNKSQQDILLPYVENGIVTLIGATTENPFFSVNSPLLSRMRVLRFRKLEADEVVLLLKRALTDSVNGLGSKQLSCEDEVLARIAEVASGDARTALNLLEECSMMVESDGIIESEYIDEVMGEKIQYYDKNGDNHYDVVSAFIKSMRGSDADAALHYLARMISAGEDLNFIARRIVICASEDVGNADPQALVVAMAAAQAAQFVGFPEARIPLAQAVTYIASAPKSNASYMGIDEALSDVRHRDYGTVPL